TAAGTCACGATCATTGCCTGTGTGTACAATAACGTAGCAATGGTCTAGCAACACCTGGGGATCGTGGTTGATGGAAACTAGTGTCTTCTACACAATTTGGTTGGTTTAATGGTTGTTCCGTGATTTGTCCTACAGAGGGTACAAGCCTAGGCTTTCCTGGGCCTATATTGGATAGCTCTATCCCTCCACTACAAAATAGTGACACCTATGTATTGCATCTGCCATCTCGATACTCCAAAACTCGTGGTATGAAGTTAGAATCCACCCTGGAAATCGAAAATGAAAACGAATTATTTAGTTCTCTCGAGCTATAAACTGTATAGTAGTATATTTAAgcatatatttttatagCTACACGACATATTGATTTGTATGAAGGCATACATAGATAAAAAATCTTTTGACGCTCGGACATCTCCATACATTTGACTTTATTGATTGGCATCGCACGGCACATATTTTTATACTTACTGTTATCGAAGGTATTAAGAGTCATAACTAAAGAGGCTTCTTTTTACATACATATAAAGGCGTGATTGCAGGCAATTATTATACTGATAGATACTGTTTACATAGAACCTactaaaattaatagaGACGCATAAAATGGATCCCCGACCAATTTATTTCAAGACAACCTTACATGAAATTTTGTTCGTATTTGTCATATGTATGGCACAACTCTTAGCCCAAGGAGGTATAACCATGTCGTTAACGCCCATGAATATAATCCTCGATTCGTTTGCGGAGAATTCGGATTCAATAGAGGGTTCAGAGAGGGTTTGGTTTATGGGTTCATTTGCGCTAACTGTGGGTACATTCATATTAATTTCGGGTAGATTAGGTGATTTATTTGGATTGAAACAAATGCTATTGGTCGGCTGGGCATGGGTTGTAGTCTGGGCAATAGTCACAGGGCTTTCTTATTATAGCCATTcaatcatatttttcataatcTGCAGAGCGTTCCAGGGAATAGGATTTGCACTTATATTACCTTGTGCTTTGGGAATATTAGGTAATATTTACCCAATAGGTGATAGAAAGAACTTGGCATTTGGTTGTGTTGGTGCATCTGGACCAGTTGGTGCCACATTTGGAGCTATATTTGCAGCAATACTTGCCGAGTTAGCATGGTGGCCATGGGTGTTTTGGATATTGGCCATAGTTGCCTGCTTGTTGGGTATAACATCGTTTTTCATCAttccaaataatatttcaaacgTGAATAGTGAGCTTGATACaagagaaaaattaaagagaATGGATATATTAGGTTCTACTTTTGGTATAGTCAGTTTGgtgatattcaattttgtgtGGAATCAAGGGCCTGTAGAAGGTTGGGATACACCCTACATTATCGTGCTTTTAattatatcatcaattggaattatATCTTTTTTCTACATTGAGTTAAAAGTTGCCGAATATCCATTATTACCAAAGtcaatcttcaattttaaaattggCCTTTTATTGCTGTGTATCAGCTTTGGCTGGGGCTCCTTTGGTATATGGCAATATTACTACTGGAGTATCGTATTAAACTTGAGACAATACACGCCAATTGCAGCTGGTTTGACCTACATCCCATTTTTTGTGTTGGGTATTATTGCAGCACTTTCTGTTTCCGTCTTGATTTCCAAAATAAAACCTTCATacattatttgttttgCCTCAGTATCCTTCATGTGTGGGTGCATTATGTTATCCATTATGCCTGTTGATCAATCATACTTTCAAATCTCTATGGGCCAGATGTTTTTGTTAGCGTGGGGAATGGATCTAAGCTATCCTGCGGCGGCCTTGATTCTATCGGATTTCTTGCCTCTCCATCATCAAGGAATGGCAGGTTCGTTGGTATCAACCGTAGTTAATTATTCTGTTTCCTTGTTTCTAGGAATTGCAAGTACTGTGGAAATACAAACGATGCAGCATCATCATAATACGCTAAAAAGTTATAGAGCCGCGATCTACATGGGCATTGGCGTGGCCTTCCTCGGAGTTTTATTTgctattatttttatagtAGCTCAACATACTAAAAACGATCCCGATCCTGAGATTACGGTTGTTAAAGAGCCTTCAATCACAGATGTTGACTcgaaagaaataaaagtACCACTCGATATATAGCttaattttgcaataataTACTTACTGAATTTGTACCTGGCGTGCGCGTATCAATATGATTTTggattgaaaattaatCCTATACCGACCATAAGCATAGTTAGAAATACATCAATCAATCTAACATAAGGTACATTTGTATAGCGCTAGGAGGTGTATAAGAAGGttttttgtaaatattattacaCCTGTACATTCAACCTAAATTAAAGGTTTAAATTATTCGTTGATATTAggttattaatatattattgaaagaagtAAGgcatatataaaataaagGTAACCAACTTAGATTCATATTAAGATGTCGTCTACGTCTACGCCCGCCGAAGCGTTGACTTCAAAGTCTAGTAAGAGAGTGGAATTGGAGACGCTTATACGAGAATTTCAGACTAAACTTGGGTCTGACTGGGATAAATATCACGAATCGTTGAGTTTGTTTTTGGTTGGAAAACTATCACGTCCCGAATTAATACATAACATCACGCCAATTCTTAAAAATGGATTAAGAAAGTATCATAACAAGTTGTtgcttttgaatttttcaaattcgtTGAAGGATGGACCTTTAGACCTTCAAAGTGAATTTGCATCCTTCTGGAATAAGAAAGCAAATAAAACTAAAAACATTAGATCAAGtcaatatgaaaaattcaagcaaaatattatgGGTTTACCGGTTAAGgagagaagaagaatcaaGAATATCACTAGAGAAAGCGGTAAAAAGGGTAAATTAAACGCATCAATAACGTTAACAAGACATGCCTTACTACCAAAGATCCCAATGATTCAGGATACAGCACAACAACAATTACAGGTTAATAATTTAGTGCAATGGCAGCAGGATGTAGTAAATGG
The nucleotide sequence above comes from Debaryomyces hansenii CBS767 chromosome A complete sequence. Encoded proteins:
- a CDS encoding DEHA2D11572p (similar to uniprot|Q03263 Saccharomyces cerevisiae YMR279C or uniprot|P13090 Saccharomyces cerevisiae YML116W ATR1 aminotriazole and 4-nitroquinoline resistance protein) is translated as MDPRPIYFKTTLHEILFVFVICMAQLLAQGGITMSLTPMNIILDSFAENSDSIEGSERVWFMGSFALTVGTFILISGRLGDLFGLKQMLLVGWAWVVVWAIVTGLSYYSHSIIFFIICRAFQGIGFALILPCALGILGNIYPIGDRKNLAFGCVGASGPVGATFGAIFAAILAELAWWPWVFWILAIVACLLGITSFFIIPNNISNVNSELDTREKLKRMDILGSTFGIVSLVIFNFVWNQGPVEGWDTPYIIVLLIISSIGIISFFYIELKVAEYPLLPKSIFNFKIGLLLSCISFGWGSFGIWQYYYWSIVLNLRQYTPIAAGLTYIPFFVLGIIAALSVSVLISKIKPSYIICFASVSFMCGCIMLSIMPVDQSYFQISMGQMFLLAWGMDLSYPAAALILSDFLPLHHQGMAGSLVSTVVNYSVSLFLGIASTVEIQTMQHHHNTLKSYRAAIYMGIGVAFLGVLFAIIFIVAQHTKNDPDPEITVVKEPSITDVDSKEIKVPLDI